Proteins co-encoded in one Lagopus muta isolate bLagMut1 chromosome 25, bLagMut1 primary, whole genome shotgun sequence genomic window:
- the MPP2 gene encoding MAGUK p55 subfamily member 2 isoform X6 translates to MQQVLDNLLGLPSAPGAADLDLIFLRGIMESPIVRSLAKAHERLEETKLEAVRDNNVELVQEILHDIGHLVQQDSAAAELARILREPHFQSLLETHDSVASKSYETPPPSPVLDTTFSNQPVPPDAVRMVGIRKTAGENLGVTFRVERGELVIARILHGGMVAQQGLLHVGDVIREVNGQEVGSDPRVLQDSLRHASGSVVLKILPSYQEPHPPRQVFVKCHFDYDPASDSLIPCKEAGLRFAAGDLLQIVNQDDPNWWQACHVEGGSAGLIPSQLLEEKRKAFVKRDLEVAPTSAGALCSSLSGRRKKRMMYLTTKNAEFDRHELLIYEEVARMPPFRRKTLVLIGAQGVGRRSLKNKLIMFDQARYGTTIPYTSRKPKDSEKDGHGYHFVSRGEMEADIKAGHYLEHGEYEGNLYGTKIDSIRAVVNAGKMCILDVNPQAVKVLRTAEFVPYVVFIEAPSAETLRAMNRAALESGVAIKQLSEADARRTVEESSRIQHGYSHYFDLSLTNDNLEHTFGQLREAMEHLRAEPQWVPVTWVY, encoded by the exons ATGCAGCAAGTCCTCGACAACCTCCTGGGCCTCCCCAGTGCCCCAGGTGCTGCTGACCTTGATCTCATCTTCCTCCGCGGCATCATGGAGAGCCCAATAGTAAGGTCCTTGGCAAAG GCCCATGAGCGACTGGAGGAGACAAAACTGGAGGCAGTGCGGGATAACAACGTGGAGCTGGTGCAGGAGATCCTGCATGACATTGGGCACCTGGTGCAGCAGGACAGCGCAGCAGCCGAGCTGGCCCGCATCCTGCGTGAGCCCCACTTCCAG TCCCTGCTGGAGACCCATGACTCAGTGGCCTCCAAGAGCTATGAGACACCTCCGCCCAGCCCTGTTCTGGATACAACCTTCAGCAACCAGCCTGTGCCCCCCGACGCTGTGCGTATGGTGGGCATTCGCAAGACAGCTGGAGAGAACCTG GGAGTGACGTTCCGGGTGGAGCGGGGGGAGCTGGTGATTGCCCGCATCCTGCATGGGGGCATGGTGGcccagcaggggctgctgcacGTAGGGGATGTCATCCGAGAGGTGAATGGGCAGGAGGTGGGCAGCGACCCACGGGTGCTGCAGGACAGCCTGCGCCATGCCAGTGGTAGCGTCGTCCTCAAGATCCTGCCCAGCTACCAGGAGCCACACCCACCCCGGCAG GTCTTTGTGAAGTGCCACTTTGACTATGACCCAGCTTCCGACAGCCTCATTCCCTGCAAGGAGGCTGGGCTACGCTTTGCTGCTGGAGACCTTCTGCAGATTGTCAACCAGGATGATCCCAACTGGTGGCAG GCATGCCATGTGGAAGGAGGCAGTGCGGGACTTATCCCTagccagctgctggaggagaagcGAAAAGCCTTCGTGAAGCGAGACTTGGAGGTGGCCCCCACATCTG CAggggccctgtgcagcagcctcagtgggagaagaaagaagaggatgATGTACCTGACCACAAAGAACGCAG AGTTTGACCGCCATGAGCTGCTGATCTATGAGGAGGTGGCCCGCATGCCACCTTTCCGAAGGAAAACCCTAGTGCTTATCGGTGCCCAGGGCGTGGGGCGACGCAGCCTCAAGAACAAGCTCATCATGTTCGACCAAGCGCGCTACGGCACCACCATCCCCT ACACATCACGGAAGCCCAAGGACAGCGAGAAAGATGGGCATGGGTACCACTTCGTATCACGGGGTGAGATGGAGGCAGACATCAAGGCAGGTCACTATCTGGAGCACGGCGAGTATGAGGGAAACCTCTACGGCACCAAGATTGACTCCATTCGTGCTGTGGTGAACGCTGGCAAGATGTGCATCCTGGATGTCAACCCACAG GCAGTGAAGGTGCTCAGGACAGCAGAATTTGTGCCCTATGTGGTCTTCATCGAAGCTCCCAGTGCTGAAACCCTGCGGGCCATGAACCGTGCAGCACTGGAGAGTGGCGTGGCTATCAAGCAGCTCTCG GAGGCTGATGCCCGGCGGACAGTAGAGGAGAGCAGTCGCATACAGCATGGCTACAGCCATTACTTTGACCTGAGTCTGACCAACGACAACCTGGAGCACACCTTTGGGCAGCTGCGAGAAGCCATGGAGCACCTGCGGGCTGAGCCCCAGTGGGTGCCTGTCACCTGGGTCTATTAG